The following is a genomic window from Nitrospirota bacterium.
TGTGCGGGAGGACAAGCTCCTGATCAGCCAGGACGCCTTCGGCCAGCACCTCGCCTCATCGGCCAGGTTCGACGACGAGTACTGCGACCAGTATTCCGTGACCGGGCTCGAGCACGCCGTCCGGGACTATTACGCGAACATCCTGATGCCCTTCGGCGCCCTGGTGAAGGCCAAGCTCGCCGAGGTCCAGAAGCTCGGCCTCGAGATAGACATGATAGCCCCGGACCACGGCGTCATCTGGCGCCGAGATCCCGGCAAGATACTCCAGATGTACCTTGACATGGCGAACGACAAGGCGGACCTTCGCGTGGTGGTCATCTATGATACCATGTGGCACAGCACGGAGCATATGACCATCCCCCTGATGCAGGGCATCAGGTCCGCCGGCGTCGACGTGCAGGTTATGAAGCTCAGGGCGACCCCGATGAGCAGGGCGATCAAGGGGATCTGGGAATCGAGGGCCATGCTCGTGGGCACGCCGACGCTGAACAATATCATGTTCCCGTCCGTCGCGGAATTCCTGCAGCACCTCAAGGGGCTGAGGCCCAAGAACAGGCTCGCAGGGGCCTTCGGCAGTTACGGGTGGGGCGGCGGTGCGGTGAAGGAGGCCTACGCCGTGTTCAAGCAGATGGGCCTCGACACGGTCGAACCCGGCATCGAGGTCCTGTACCGGCCCAGCACGGAAGATGACGAGAAATGCTTCGAATTCGGGAAGCAGTTCGGTCAAAAGACCGCCGAGTACCAGAAGAAGTTCGACGGAGACCTGTCGGGGCAGTGCCGCGGCACATCAAGCTAGAGTCAGAGACACATCAGCGGACGCCCGGGCCGAGTACCGGCTCGGCGCCGTGCGAGACAGACATGTTTGACGACGAGGAGGCTGCCTATGTGGAGATGCACGGTGTGCGGGTACGTGTACGATGAAGCGAAAGAGGGGAAAAAGTTCGAAGACCTTCCCGACGACTGGGCCTGTCCGGTCTGCAACGCGCCGAAAGACGCGTTCGTGCGGATGTAGCGTGGCAGAATAGGGAGTGGAGAAAGGCGGCCGGCATTGTCGGCCGCTTTTCTGTTTGACAGGGTAGCGGCAAGACCCTATAATTTTCGAAATCACTTCTACCCTTGTCATTGCCGAGAGGCTCGCCATGACCGAGAAGAACGGAAAAAGCGTCAAAGAATGGCCCGAAGACGAGCGCCCGCGCGAACGCCTGATCGCGTACGGTTCGCAATCGCTGTCCGACGCCCATCTGCTCGCGATCATCCTCCGGAGCGGCAGGGCGGGCAGGTCCGCCGTCGACCTCGGCCGGGAGCTGATCGACAGGTTCGGAGGCCTGGCCGGCATCGGACACGCAGGCATCCGGGAGATCTGCGCAATCCCCGGGATCGGCGTCGCCAAGGCCGCGGAGATCAAGGCCGCCATTGAGATCGGCAGAAGGTACCAGACGCCGAAGCTGTCCGGGGCGTCGCTCTGCTCCAGCCACGACGTCGCCGAGTACTACCGTCCCCGGATGCGGGACCTCAGGAAGGAAGTGTTCAAGTGCGTCCTGCTGGACACCAAGAACAGGATCATCCGCGAGGAGGAGGTCTCCGTGGGGAGTCTTTCCGCGTCGATCGTGCACCCGCGCGACACCTTCAAAGCAGCCATCCGCGAATCAGCGGCTGCCGTCATCTTCATCCACAACCACCCGAGCGGAGACACGAAGCCGAGCCAGGAGGACATCCTGCTTACCCGGAGACTGATTCAGGCGGGAGAGGTGCTCGGGATCCAGGTGCTGGACCACATCATCATCGGCGACGGCGCCCATTTCAGTTTTCGCGACAGTGGCCTCATGCCCCGTCCCGCCTGAGCCGTAAGGCATGCCCCCTTCCCTCCTCCCCGCCTCGCTGGTCAGTCCTGAGAAACGCCGCATGCTGCCTGCATGAATCACATTGTGGTACCCCCGCAGAAAGTGTACAATCCCACGATGTCAATGGAGCAGACAAAGAGATCAGCCGGTTTTGTAGATGCCCATGTTCATCTCGACAGGCCGGAGGGCCTTGACGACGTCCTTACTGCGGGCATTGCCGCCGTCCGGATCGCCGGGACGCGTCCCGGATACGGAGGCGGGGGCTGCACGGACAACGAACGATCGCGCGGTGTCGAGATCGTCTCCAGCTGCTGGGCGCTTTATAAAAAGGGGGGGTACGGCTCGCGCTTCGGCGTGCCCGTTGAGACCACCGGCGAGATCAGGGACGAAATTCTCAGGCTGAAACAGGCAGGCGCTGATATAATAAAGATCATGGCTTCGGGCCTGGTCAGTCTGAAAGATCCGGGGACCATTACGCCGGGCGGGTTCAGCGCCGATGAGCTCATGGTGATCGTTCAAGAAGCGGCCCGCCTCGGGCTCGCGGTGATGGCGCATGCGAATGGCGAGACGGCGATCGTGGCAGCGGTCCGGGCCGGCGTACGGTCCATCGAGCACGGATTCTTCATGACTGAGCGGGCGCTGGCGAAGATGGTCGAGAAGAATGTCTTCTGGGTGCCCACGGTGGGCGCCCTTATCCGTGCAACGGAGAACTCCCGGGCGACCGCCCCGGTGAAGGAATTCATTGCAGGCCTGGTCCGTCAGCACCATCAGCTGCTCCGGAAAGCCTATGAATCCGGCGTGCCCCTT
Proteins encoded in this region:
- a CDS encoding FprA family A-type flavoprotein, with protein sequence MRAVEIKPGVYWVGAIDWAVRDFHGYVTPNGTSYNNYLILDRQVTLVDTVKHDFSEYTLDSIRSLVNPSTIENVIVNHIENDHMSSIDRIMELAPRATIYITARGKKGLDRFFDTSRWNFKIVKTGDTLNTGTKTITFLETPMLHWPDSMMSYVREDKLLISQDAFGQHLASSARFDDEYCDQYSVTGLEHAVRDYYANILMPFGALVKAKLAEVQKLGLEIDMIAPDHGVIWRRDPGKILQMYLDMANDKADLRVVVIYDTMWHSTEHMTIPLMQGIRSAGVDVQVMKLRATPMSRAIKGIWESRAMLVGTPTLNNIMFPSVAEFLQHLKGLRPKNRLAGAFGSYGWGGGAVKEAYAVFKQMGLDTVEPGIEVLYRPSTEDDEKCFEFGKQFGQKTAEYQKKFDGDLSGQCRGTSS
- a CDS encoding rubredoxin; protein product: MPMWRCTVCGYVYDEAKEGKKFEDLPDDWACPVCNAPKDAFVRM
- the radC gene encoding DNA repair protein RadC, coding for MTEKNGKSVKEWPEDERPRERLIAYGSQSLSDAHLLAIILRSGRAGRSAVDLGRELIDRFGGLAGIGHAGIREICAIPGIGVAKAAEIKAAIEIGRRYQTPKLSGASLCSSHDVAEYYRPRMRDLRKEVFKCVLLDTKNRIIREEEVSVGSLSASIVHPRDTFKAAIRESAAAVIFIHNHPSGDTKPSQEDILLTRRLIQAGEVLGIQVLDHIIIGDGAHFSFRDSGLMPRPA
- a CDS encoding amidohydrolase family protein; its protein translation is MNHIVVPPQKVYNPTMSMEQTKRSAGFVDAHVHLDRPEGLDDVLTAGIAAVRIAGTRPGYGGGGCTDNERSRGVEIVSSCWALYKKGGYGSRFGVPVETTGEIRDEILRLKQAGADIIKIMASGLVSLKDPGTITPGGFSADELMVIVQEAARLGLAVMAHANGETAIVAAVRAGVRSIEHGFFMTERALAKMVEKNVFWVPTVGALIRATENSRATAPVKEFIAGLVRQHHQLLRKAYESGVPLAVGTDCVLPAPRYLSAYESELSYFELAGIPHDDVIRIAREGGAALLGI